The following are from one region of the Paenibacillus sp. JZ16 genome:
- a CDS encoding spore coat protein CotJB, producing the protein MNEARPQVGDLKYYEMLEQLQALDFVLVELNLFLDTHPNDLKSIEQFNKLTQERTVLAKQFQELYGPLQNFGRAYSKYPFEWAEGPWPWQV; encoded by the coding sequence GTGAATGAAGCCAGACCCCAGGTTGGAGATCTGAAGTATTACGAAATGCTGGAGCAGCTTCAGGCATTGGATTTTGTCCTGGTGGAGCTGAACCTGTTCTTGGACACTCATCCGAATGATCTCAAGAGCATCGAGCAGTTCAATAAACTGACCCAGGAGAGAACGGTGCTAGCGAAGCAATTTCAAGAGCTGTATGGGCCGCTGCAAAATTTTGGCCGTGCTTATTCCAAGTATCCGTTTGAATGGGCCGAGGGTCCTTGGCCTTGGCAGGTTTAA
- the ytvI gene encoding sporulation integral membrane protein YtvI, which produces MSIKQLIFIGLSLLLLYGMFTVGAPFLLAIVIAIALEPLNRLLMKRLRMNRIAAATVTSTLFLLLMLLLAYLIGLQVFNQLVEYWSRAPQYFEGANEFLQHTIIQAQDMLNGISPGLADSLTEFMSNISSYIRSLVNSVSSTFLSFAKTLPNLFVTFIVFCVAVYLFAFSLDTMREKVLSLFDETSQSQVNEVLISLKKSIFGFLRAQLILSLFTYVITLLGLLVLGVNYPLAIALLVTIVDILPILGVGSVLIPWSIYLLAVGDIFTGVGLIFMFILITVIRRVLEPKVIGDAVGIGALPALVSMYIGFKLVGVIGFFIGPLVVIIYSAMRKAGLFQIKIKF; this is translated from the coding sequence ATGTCGATTAAGCAGCTGATCTTTATCGGTCTCAGTCTCCTGTTGCTGTACGGAATGTTTACGGTTGGAGCTCCGTTCTTGCTGGCCATCGTGATTGCTATTGCATTGGAGCCGTTAAATCGGCTCTTAATGAAAAGACTTCGCATGAACCGCATTGCGGCCGCAACGGTAACAAGCACGCTATTCCTCCTTTTGATGCTGCTCCTGGCTTATTTGATCGGTCTGCAGGTGTTTAACCAGCTGGTCGAATATTGGAGCCGGGCTCCGCAATATTTTGAAGGGGCTAACGAATTCCTTCAGCATACGATTATACAAGCGCAAGACATGCTGAACGGCATTTCGCCGGGTCTTGCCGACAGTCTTACCGAATTCATGTCGAATATTTCTTCCTATATACGGTCGCTTGTCAATTCAGTATCCTCAACATTTTTGTCCTTTGCCAAAACGCTGCCGAACCTGTTCGTCACGTTCATTGTATTCTGCGTAGCGGTGTACTTGTTCGCTTTCAGCCTCGATACGATGCGTGAGAAAGTGTTGTCGCTGTTTGATGAGACATCACAGTCGCAGGTGAACGAAGTGCTGATCAGCCTGAAAAAATCAATTTTCGGCTTTTTGCGGGCACAGCTGATCCTCAGCCTGTTTACGTACGTGATTACGCTGCTCGGCTTGCTGGTATTAGGGGTTAACTATCCGCTTGCCATCGCTTTGCTTGTCACCATTGTCGACATTCTGCCGATTCTGGGCGTAGGTTCCGTTTTGATACCATGGTCCATCTACCTGCTCGCGGTAGGCGATATTTTTACAGGAGTCGGCTTGATCTTCATGTTCATTCTGATTACGGTGATCCGCCGCGTGCTGGAGCCGAAGGTCATCGGGGATGCTGTCGGTATCGGCGCATTGCCTGCCCTGGTCAGCATGTATATCGGATTTAAATTGGTTGGCGTGATCGGATTTTTTATCGGCCCCCTGGTCGTCATTATCTATTCCGCTATGCGTAAAGCGGGCTTGTTCCAAATCAAAATCAAATTTTGA
- a CDS encoding manganese catalase family protein: MWVYEKKLQYPVRVSKCDPRMARFLMEQYGGADGELAAALRYLNQRYTIPDKVIGLLNDIGTEEFAHLEMIAAMVYKLTKDASVAELEAAGLGAHYANHDNALYYENAAGVPWTATYIQAKGDPIADLYEDIAAEEKARATYQWLIDMTDDVDLQDSLKFLREREIIHSIRFREAVEIIKEDRATKKIF, translated from the coding sequence ATGTGGGTATATGAAAAAAAACTTCAGTATCCGGTGCGCGTCAGTAAATGTGATCCGAGAATGGCAAGATTTCTGATGGAACAGTATGGAGGCGCTGACGGCGAACTGGCTGCTGCACTGCGTTATTTGAACCAGCGGTATACGATTCCAGATAAAGTGATCGGATTGCTCAACGATATCGGAACCGAGGAATTTGCACACCTCGAAATGATTGCCGCGATGGTGTATAAATTGACGAAGGATGCCAGCGTGGCAGAGCTGGAGGCTGCCGGGTTGGGAGCGCACTACGCCAACCATGACAATGCGCTGTATTATGAGAATGCGGCCGGGGTCCCTTGGACAGCAACCTATATTCAAGCCAAGGGTGATCCGATTGCGGATTTGTATGAGGACATTGCGGCAGAAGAGAAGGCACGCGCTACATATCAATGGCTCATCGACATGACGGATGATGTGGACTTGCAGGACAGTCTCAAATTTTTGCGGGAACGTGAAATTATCCATTCCATCCGCTTCAGGGAAGCCGTCGAGATCATCAAGG
- a CDS encoding spore coat associated protein CotJA: protein MKENPEVRVYPVFHSPFDPCPPKLYRSYVVPVNQYVVFQPPGLPQFSPAEALRHGTLWPSLYSPYTSRKFKGE, encoded by the coding sequence TTGAAGGAAAATCCAGAGGTGCGCGTATACCCGGTATTTCATTCGCCATTTGATCCATGCCCGCCCAAGCTTTACAGATCGTATGTGGTACCTGTTAACCAGTATGTCGTGTTTCAACCGCCGGGTCTGCCCCAGTTTAGCCCTGCTGAGGCGCTAAGGCACGGAACGTTATGGCCATCCTTGTATAGCCCGTATACTTCGCGAAAATTTAAAGGAGAGTGA